A single genomic interval of Halomonas sp. GT harbors:
- a CDS encoding cryptochrome/photolyase family protein: MSKPLLLVLGDQLSLSLATLRNAPTDAVIALCEVAEEARYVPHHIHKIGLFMAAMRHFAQALRDKGYNVHYSRIDDADNTQSLITEAERIAIQYGCHEVCVARPGEWRLWDAMQQRQAATLPWKVIEDDRFFTSPDDFANWAKGRKQLRLEYFYREQRKRTGLLMEGDTPAEGKWNFDHDNREPMKATLSFPSLPTHRQDALTQEALTDAKHHFSEHMGSLDNFNLPVTRRQALVDLNHFLDHGLADFGRYQDAISDEEPFLFHSRLSAALNIGLLTPHEVCEAAEQRYLAGHAPINAVEGFIRQILGWREYVRGLYWTQMPTYKRENRLGFERELPAFYWDGNTDMRCLQRAIQMTIENSYAHHIQRLMVTGNFALLCGVKPEALCDWYLAVYADACEWVELPNTLGMVLHADGGLMGSKPYCASGKYIDKMSDHCQHCRYSPKQVTGPKACPFNSLYWHFLETNAEQLNRNPRMKLIYGSLSRMKDEKRDAMRQQAEQFLASLPTSPGYGQTSHTQGYLSKGTQ, translated from the coding sequence ATGTCTAAGCCTTTATTGTTAGTTCTTGGTGATCAGCTTTCGCTTTCATTGGCAACCCTGCGCAATGCGCCGACTGACGCAGTCATTGCGCTTTGCGAAGTCGCCGAAGAAGCGCGTTATGTGCCTCATCATATACATAAAATCGGCTTATTCATGGCCGCCATGCGACACTTTGCTCAGGCGCTGCGCGATAAAGGTTATAACGTTCACTACAGCCGCATTGATGATGCTGACAATACCCAGTCACTCATCACAGAAGCCGAACGTATTGCCATTCAGTACGGCTGCCATGAAGTGTGCGTAGCAAGACCTGGCGAATGGCGACTCTGGGATGCTATGCAGCAGCGCCAAGCAGCCACCCTACCCTGGAAAGTGATCGAAGATGATCGCTTTTTCACCTCACCTGATGACTTTGCCAACTGGGCTAAAGGACGTAAACAGCTTCGTCTGGAGTATTTCTATCGGGAGCAGCGCAAACGAACTGGGCTACTGATGGAAGGTGATACACCTGCAGAAGGGAAATGGAACTTTGACCATGACAACCGTGAGCCAATGAAAGCAACGCTCAGCTTTCCATCGCTTCCCACCCACCGTCAAGATGCACTAACCCAGGAAGCGCTCACTGATGCCAAGCATCATTTTAGCGAACACATGGGGTCTCTGGATAACTTCAACCTCCCCGTTACCCGTCGACAGGCGCTAGTGGATTTAAACCACTTCCTTGATCATGGACTAGCCGACTTTGGGCGCTACCAAGATGCGATTAGCGATGAAGAGCCGTTCCTTTTTCACTCCAGACTATCGGCGGCACTCAATATCGGCCTGCTTACACCTCATGAAGTCTGTGAGGCCGCTGAGCAGCGCTATCTAGCAGGTCATGCGCCTATCAATGCAGTCGAAGGATTCATTCGTCAAATACTGGGTTGGCGAGAGTATGTTCGAGGGCTTTATTGGACACAAATGCCGACTTACAAGCGAGAGAACCGGCTTGGCTTTGAGCGAGAATTGCCAGCATTTTACTGGGATGGCAATACCGATATGCGCTGCTTACAGCGCGCTATCCAAATGACTATCGAAAACAGCTACGCTCATCATATTCAGCGCTTGATGGTAACTGGCAACTTTGCCCTGCTGTGCGGTGTTAAGCCTGAAGCACTTTGCGACTGGTATCTAGCAGTGTATGCCGACGCCTGCGAATGGGTGGAGCTGCCTAACACTCTGGGTATGGTGCTGCATGCTGACGGCGGTCTAATGGGCTCCAAACCTTATTGCGCCTCCGGCAAATATATCGACAAGATGTCTGACCATTGCCAGCACTGTCGCTATTCCCCGAAACAAGTAACTGGTCCAAAAGCGTGCCCATTTAACAGCCTTTACTGGCATTTTCTGGAAACCAACGCTGAACAGCTGAACCGCAACCCACGCATGAAACTGATCTATGGGTCACTCTCTCGCATGAAAGACGAAAAGCGTGACGCGATGCGTCAGCAGGCTGAACAATTTCTTGCCTCGCTACCCACCAGTCCAGGCTACGGCCAGACCTCCCACACACAAGGCTATCTATCAAAGGGTACTCAATGA
- a CDS encoding thiol-disulfide oxidoreductase DCC family protein, which produces MSRFSTLHATSPVTLYHDGHCPFCRVEVAWLAKHRHQERVALVDIQSRDFNAADVGRRFDDMMGLLHVKDNQGNWYIGMDASRALYAVLGYRWLVWLSCLPGLRGIMDAGYRFFARRRVRLGQWWEKRHANK; this is translated from the coding sequence ATGAGCCGTTTCTCTACGCTTCACGCAACGTCACCTGTCACGCTATATCACGATGGCCACTGTCCTTTTTGTCGCGTGGAAGTCGCGTGGCTTGCAAAGCATCGCCATCAAGAACGTGTCGCTCTAGTGGATATTCAGAGTCGTGATTTCAATGCAGCCGATGTAGGACGCAGGTTTGACGACATGATGGGGCTACTGCATGTCAAAGATAACCAAGGGAATTGGTATATCGGGATGGATGCCAGCCGGGCCCTCTATGCAGTACTGGGCTACCGGTGGCTAGTGTGGCTTTCTTGCTTACCAGGCCTGCGAGGAATAATGGATGCAGGCTATCGTTTTTTTGCCCGTCGCCGTGTGCGGCTAGGACAATGGTGGGAGAAGCGTCACGCTAACAAGTGA
- a CDS encoding DUF6482 family protein, protein MELKELKQFVAGHDNFEIRVITHSGSRFYQVELEDVEGERHMLTQRGKPMLFRSLDDVYLELKRAGIHRAYLVQHVPQDEVIGRDAHYSSPLTSRMPLVF, encoded by the coding sequence ATGGAACTAAAAGAACTGAAGCAATTTGTTGCGGGTCACGACAATTTTGAAATACGCGTTATAACGCATTCGGGCAGCCGTTTTTATCAAGTAGAGCTTGAAGATGTAGAGGGCGAGCGGCATATGTTGACGCAGCGTGGTAAGCCAATGCTGTTCCGCTCGCTAGATGATGTTTATCTTGAGCTAAAACGCGCAGGGATTCATCGCGCTTACTTAGTGCAGCATGTGCCCCAGGATGAAGTGATTGGGCGCGATGCTCATTACAGCTCGCCATTAACGTCACGTATGCCCTTAGTGTTTTAA
- the dnaB gene encoding replicative DNA helicase — protein MQDQPSADQETAAIKLPPHSLEAEQSVLGGLMLDNQAWDNVSERLVADDFYRYEHRLVFNVMIHLAESGQPLDVITLSEALEARDQLDTVGGLAFLAELARNTPSASNIRAYADIVRERATLRKLIRAANQIADGAFSPQGRPADELLNEAERLVFQIAEERPKTGGPIGMSELLTKAVDRIDELFNLKGEMTGLSSGFRDLDEMTSGLQPSDLVIIAGRPSMGKTTFAMNLVEHAVIASDKPVMVFSMEMPAESLMLRMLSSLGRIDQTRVRSGQLEDEDWPRLTSAVNLLKDKQLFIDDTAALSPNEMRSRLRRVVREHGNMALIMIDYLQLMQIPGFSENRTGEISEISRSLKGLAKEFQCPVVALSQLNRSLEQRPNKRPVMSDLRESGAIEQDADVIAFVYRDEVYNPDNPDNQGIAELIIGKQRNGPIGTVHMAFIGKYTRFEDLAPDSYGEAFGD, from the coding sequence ATGCAGGACCAGCCTTCTGCTGATCAGGAAACGGCAGCGATAAAGCTGCCGCCGCACTCTCTTGAGGCGGAGCAGTCGGTGCTAGGTGGGCTAATGTTGGATAACCAAGCCTGGGACAATGTCTCGGAACGGTTAGTGGCGGATGATTTTTACCGCTATGAGCATCGCTTGGTGTTCAATGTGATGATTCATTTGGCTGAATCTGGACAGCCGTTGGACGTTATAACGCTGTCAGAGGCATTAGAAGCGCGTGACCAGTTGGATACTGTGGGTGGTTTAGCATTCTTAGCTGAGCTGGCCCGCAATACGCCTTCTGCCAGTAATATTCGCGCTTATGCCGATATCGTTCGCGAGCGGGCAACGCTGCGTAAATTAATCCGTGCGGCCAATCAAATTGCTGATGGGGCGTTTTCCCCGCAGGGCCGGCCTGCTGATGAGCTGCTTAACGAAGCTGAGCGATTAGTATTTCAGATTGCTGAAGAGCGACCGAAAACCGGTGGGCCTATCGGAATGAGCGAACTGCTGACCAAAGCCGTTGATCGCATTGATGAGCTGTTCAATCTAAAAGGTGAAATGACAGGTCTCTCCTCGGGGTTTCGTGACCTCGATGAAATGACCTCAGGCTTACAGCCCTCAGATTTGGTGATTATTGCGGGCCGCCCATCAATGGGTAAAACCACTTTTGCCATGAATCTAGTCGAACACGCGGTTATTGCTAGCGATAAGCCGGTGATGGTGTTCTCCATGGAGATGCCCGCAGAATCTCTAATGCTGCGTATGCTCTCTTCGTTGGGTCGGATTGATCAAACCCGCGTGCGTTCGGGGCAGTTGGAAGATGAAGATTGGCCGCGACTAACGTCTGCAGTCAATCTGCTCAAAGACAAGCAGCTATTTATAGATGATACTGCGGCGCTTTCACCTAATGAAATGCGCTCCCGCCTGCGTAGAGTGGTGCGTGAGCACGGCAATATGGCGCTCATCATGATTGACTATCTGCAGCTAATGCAGATTCCTGGCTTCTCTGAAAACCGTACCGGTGAGATATCAGAGATATCCCGCTCGCTGAAAGGGCTGGCAAAAGAGTTTCAATGTCCTGTTGTAGCACTTTCACAGCTTAACCGGTCGTTGGAGCAGCGTCCCAATAAGCGTCCTGTCATGTCGGATTTGCGGGAGTCCGGTGCGATTGAGCAGGATGCCGACGTTATTGCGTTTGTTTACCGAGATGAGGTGTATAACCCTGACAATCCTGATAACCAGGGGATTGCCGAGCTTATTATTGGTAAACAGCGTAACGGGCCTATCGGTACGGTACATATGGCATTTATTGGTAAATACACACGCTTTGAAGACCTTGCGCCCGATAGCTATGGCGAAGCGTTCGGCGATTAA
- the rplI gene encoding 50S ribosomal protein L9, producing the protein MEVILLDNIGKLGGLGDKVTVKPGYGRNYLVPYGLAVPATKDNVEAFKAQRAELEAQAAERKAEAEARAEQLNDIELSLVSKAGDEGKLFGSIGPRDLADAISSAGIEVAKSEVRMPQGPIRQTGEYDIALHLHADVDAVVRVVVVAE; encoded by the coding sequence ATGGAAGTCATTCTGCTCGACAACATTGGTAAGCTGGGCGGCCTGGGTGACAAAGTCACTGTAAAGCCCGGTTATGGTCGTAACTATTTGGTTCCTTACGGCCTAGCCGTGCCGGCAACCAAAGATAACGTTGAAGCATTCAAAGCCCAGCGTGCTGAGCTTGAAGCCCAAGCCGCTGAGCGTAAAGCAGAAGCTGAAGCGCGTGCTGAGCAGCTTAACGACATCGAATTGTCGTTGGTTTCTAAAGCAGGCGATGAAGGCAAGCTGTTCGGCTCTATCGGTCCTCGTGACTTGGCCGACGCTATTTCCTCTGCTGGCATCGAAGTTGCCAAGAGCGAAGTACGTATGCCGCAAGGTCCGATTCGCCAAACTGGCGAATACGACATCGCTCTACACCTGCATGCAGATGTAGATGCTGTTGTTCGCGTGGTTGTTGTCGCAGAGTAA
- the rpsR gene encoding 30S ribosomal protein S18 has product MARFFRRRKFCRFTAEGVKQIDYKDLDTLKAYITETGKIVPSRITGTKARYQRQLATAIKRSRYLALLPYSDSHQ; this is encoded by the coding sequence ATGGCACGTTTTTTCCGTCGCCGTAAGTTTTGCCGCTTCACTGCTGAAGGCGTCAAGCAGATCGACTACAAAGATCTCGACACGCTGAAGGCTTACATCACCGAAACCGGCAAGATCGTTCCAAGCCGTATCACCGGCACCAAAGCACGCTATCAGCGTCAGTTGGCGACTGCTATCAAGCGTTCGCGTTACCTGGCACTGCTGCCCTACTCCGATAGCCATCAGTAA
- the rpsF gene encoding 30S ribosomal protein S6, translating to MRHYEIVFMVHPDQSEQVPAMVERYTSIVTENGGTVHRLEDWGRRHLAYPINKIHKAHYVLMNVECTGETLEEIENIFRFNDAIIRSLVVRCKEAITEASPMMKPAEEKRPRREDKPRAEEAEEETA from the coding sequence ATGCGTCATTATGAAATCGTGTTTATGGTCCACCCGGATCAGAGCGAGCAAGTGCCGGCTATGGTCGAGCGCTACACCAGCATTGTTACCGAAAACGGTGGCACTGTGCATCGCTTGGAAGATTGGGGCCGCCGTCACCTGGCTTACCCGATCAACAAGATCCACAAAGCCCACTACGTGCTGATGAACGTTGAGTGCACCGGCGAGACTCTCGAAGAAATCGAGAACATCTTCCGTTTCAACGACGCCATCATCCGCAGCTTGGTTGTTCGCTGTAAAGAAGCGATCACCGAAGCTTCTCCGATGATGAAGCCGGCAGAAGAAAAGCGTCCGCGTCGCGAAGACAAACCGCGCGCTGAAGAAGCTGAAGAAGAAACTGCCTAA
- the rlmB gene encoding 23S rRNA (guanosine(2251)-2'-O)-methyltransferase RlmB, with product MKSSSSRRGSRPAVRTPDGLDQVYGVHALESLLDRDETPVELWVQQGAGNRLKEVVASAQSRGARIKEQPRDLLDQLTQGAAHQGVVAFCPPLVPEGEESLWLKLRAWQASAPPLLLVLDGVTDVHNFGACLRSADAAGAHGVIVAKDKAAPLNATVRKVACGAAEVVPVYQVTNLSRTLAKLKDAGVWITGTAGEAEASLFEIDMTGPTALVMGAEGKGMRRLTREACDNLAKLPMAGQVSSLNVSVATGICLFEAVRQRQLAS from the coding sequence ATGAAATCGTCGTCGTCTCGACGTGGCTCGCGTCCGGCTGTTCGTACTCCGGATGGGCTAGACCAAGTGTATGGCGTTCACGCCCTGGAAAGTCTGCTGGACCGGGACGAAACGCCGGTTGAGTTGTGGGTGCAGCAGGGAGCGGGTAACCGCTTGAAGGAAGTGGTTGCGAGTGCTCAGTCCCGTGGCGCACGAATTAAAGAGCAGCCCCGTGACCTGTTAGATCAGCTTACTCAAGGTGCAGCCCACCAAGGCGTTGTGGCTTTTTGCCCCCCGTTGGTTCCTGAAGGGGAGGAGTCGCTATGGTTGAAGCTACGCGCATGGCAAGCGTCTGCACCGCCGTTATTGTTAGTGCTGGATGGTGTTACCGATGTGCATAATTTCGGTGCGTGCCTGCGCAGCGCGGATGCCGCTGGGGCCCATGGTGTGATTGTTGCCAAAGATAAAGCCGCGCCGCTGAACGCGACGGTGCGGAAAGTAGCTTGCGGCGCAGCCGAGGTAGTGCCTGTTTATCAGGTTACTAACCTATCTCGTACATTGGCCAAACTAAAAGATGCCGGTGTATGGATTACCGGTACCGCTGGTGAAGCGGAAGCTAGCTTGTTTGAGATTGATATGACCGGCCCGACTGCGTTAGTGATGGGGGCTGAAGGGAAGGGCATGCGTCGGTTAACTCGGGAAGCCTGCGATAACTTGGCAAAGTTGCCCATGGCCGGGCAGGTGTCCAGTCTGAACGTATCGGTCGCGACAGGCATTTGCTTGTTTGAAGCAGTTCGACAGAGGCAGCTTGCAAGTTAA
- the rnr gene encoding ribonuclease R: MKYWTLSDDPHAEREAQKYDNPAPSREYLLAALETYGKPITHENMSRMLGIEDEDHLEAVRRRMAAMERDGQVLRDRRGAYALIDKLDLIKGKVLGHRDGFGFLLRDDGKKPDLVLPPRQMRRVFHGDYVLARISGRDRRGRDEATIADVIARNTQTIVGVYRSNSPEFGVLIPENPRITQEVIIPHTASAGAKDGQVISAKIVQQPATRVQPVGEVIEVLGERMDPGMEIDIAIRSYDIPAEFPPEVLDQTSGISAEVLEEDKQHRVDLRELPLVTIDDESAKDFDDAVCAWKTKSGSWKLLVAIADVSHYVRPGTALDDEARTRGNSVYFPGQVVPMLPELLSNGLCSLNPQVDRLVMVCEMNISKTGAISRYSFYEAVMNSHARLTYNKVAAILDNESDEGEVLRNEHKALVKPLQNLHELYGLLRSAREERGAIDFDTTETAIIFNDERKIEKIVPRTRNDAHKLIEECMLAANVATARFLDKHDLPALYRIHERPTPERLDKLRLFLSELGLSVGGGDMPTPQDYQALREAIIDRPDADIIQTVMLRSMNQAVYSPQNEGHFGLAYQAYAHFTSPIRRYPDLLVHRAIRSVIRGPRQTNTVVRVEGAPVDPPSKWCPYTFEQMLELGEHCSMTERRADEATRDVESWLKCEFMSDKLGETFEGTIASVTQFGLFVRLDDFYVEGLVHVTSLPSDYYHYEAEKHRLKGERTGTTYRLGDGLTVQVARVDMDDRKIDFGLADEKPRPRRQPRKRRGGEGGAGGEAGADKAAASADKQPTRRGPRRTRNGPRKPSPNKG; this comes from the coding sequence ATGAAGTACTGGACGTTGAGTGATGATCCGCACGCCGAGCGCGAGGCGCAAAAGTATGATAATCCTGCGCCCAGCCGCGAGTATTTATTAGCTGCCCTGGAAACGTACGGCAAGCCAATTACCCACGAAAACATGAGTCGCATGCTCGGTATTGAAGATGAAGATCATCTTGAAGCTGTTCGCCGACGTATGGCTGCCATGGAGCGTGATGGACAGGTGCTGCGCGATCGCCGCGGTGCTTATGCATTAATTGACAAGCTTGACCTTATTAAAGGGAAGGTACTTGGCCACCGAGATGGCTTTGGCTTCCTGCTGCGTGATGATGGTAAAAAGCCGGACTTAGTATTACCGCCGCGTCAGATGCGCCGTGTTTTCCATGGCGATTATGTGCTGGCGCGTATTAGTGGCCGAGACCGTCGCGGTCGTGATGAGGCCACCATTGCCGATGTAATTGCGCGAAATACCCAAACAATCGTGGGTGTATACCGTAGTAATTCACCTGAGTTTGGCGTGCTGATTCCTGAGAATCCCCGCATTACCCAGGAAGTTATTATTCCTCATACCGCAAGTGCTGGTGCAAAAGACGGGCAGGTGATATCAGCGAAAATCGTTCAGCAACCGGCTACGCGAGTTCAGCCAGTTGGTGAAGTTATCGAAGTGCTGGGTGAACGGATGGATCCTGGCATGGAAATAGATATCGCGATTCGTAGCTACGATATACCCGCTGAGTTTCCGCCAGAAGTGCTTGACCAAACTAGCGGTATTTCAGCAGAAGTATTAGAGGAAGATAAGCAACACCGTGTCGATCTGCGTGAGCTTCCGTTGGTTACCATTGACGATGAATCCGCCAAAGACTTTGACGATGCGGTGTGCGCTTGGAAGACCAAGTCGGGCAGTTGGAAGCTGCTGGTAGCGATTGCCGATGTATCGCACTACGTGCGCCCTGGCACCGCGCTTGATGATGAGGCGCGTACGCGGGGTAACTCGGTGTACTTCCCAGGCCAAGTTGTGCCGATGCTGCCTGAGCTGCTCTCAAATGGCTTGTGTTCGTTAAATCCCCAAGTAGATCGCCTTGTGATGGTCTGCGAGATGAATATCTCCAAGACGGGCGCTATTAGCCGCTACTCATTCTATGAGGCGGTAATGAACTCCCATGCTCGCCTGACCTATAACAAGGTGGCGGCCATTCTCGATAATGAGAGTGACGAGGGTGAAGTGCTGCGCAATGAACACAAGGCATTAGTGAAGCCGCTGCAAAATTTGCACGAGCTTTATGGCCTGCTTCGTAGTGCCCGGGAAGAGCGTGGTGCAATTGATTTTGATACCACCGAAACGGCGATTATCTTTAATGATGAGCGCAAAATTGAAAAAATCGTACCGCGCACCCGTAACGATGCTCATAAGTTAATTGAGGAGTGTATGCTGGCGGCCAACGTGGCTACCGCTCGGTTCCTTGATAAGCACGACCTGCCCGCTCTTTATCGTATTCACGAGCGCCCGACGCCAGAACGCCTTGATAAGCTGCGCCTGTTTTTAAGCGAGCTGGGGCTTTCCGTTGGTGGCGGCGACATGCCGACGCCTCAGGATTATCAAGCGTTACGTGAGGCGATAATTGATCGCCCAGATGCTGACATCATACAAACTGTCATGTTGCGCTCAATGAACCAGGCGGTGTATTCACCCCAGAATGAGGGCCATTTTGGCTTGGCTTACCAGGCCTATGCGCACTTCACTTCGCCGATTCGTCGTTATCCCGACCTGTTGGTACACCGTGCTATTCGCTCGGTTATTCGTGGGCCACGACAAACCAATACGGTTGTTCGGGTAGAAGGCGCGCCTGTCGATCCGCCAAGCAAGTGGTGCCCTTATACCTTCGAGCAAATGCTTGAGCTGGGTGAGCACTGCTCGATGACCGAGCGGCGGGCTGATGAGGCAACTCGTGATGTTGAAAGCTGGCTCAAGTGTGAGTTCATGTCCGACAAGCTAGGCGAAACGTTCGAAGGTACTATCGCCTCAGTGACTCAGTTTGGCCTGTTTGTACGTCTGGATGACTTCTATGTCGAAGGGTTGGTGCATGTCACCTCGCTGCCCTCTGACTACTACCACTATGAAGCAGAAAAGCATCGCCTCAAAGGTGAGCGCACAGGCACAACCTACCGTTTGGGTGACGGGCTTACGGTTCAGGTCGCGCGGGTAGACATGGATGATCGTAAGATCGACTTTGGACTAGCTGACGAGAAGCCCCGTCCTCGCCGCCAGCCGCGCAAGCGCCGCGGTGGAGAAGGTGGTGCTGGAGGAGAGGCGGGCGCTGACAAGGCAGCGGCATCAGCTGATAAGCAGCCGACGCGCCGCGGGCCAAGACGCACGCGTAATGGCCCGCGTAAACCATCACCGAATAAGGGTTGA
- a CDS encoding DNA/RNA non-specific endonuclease, whose amino-acid sequence MGRSLSRWRRQGKRLGIAVLFVIVGTGLWEFQERQLQDDYTWMGVPTWDGFHPTTFHRVLRNDGFLAGWSDVRANPLWVSYQVEAVSDDTRIGPRPNFKADWRTLWPIGTDSYSGSGYDRGHLAPNYAIAAVHGRNAQVDTFLMSNMTPQRPNLNRQLWQRLEESVMDHFAPRFDRLQVITGPIFPEHFMDNAFNRVGFVEVPEAFYKIIVVPDEEAPLALAFIMPQDVRGNEPLDDYLVTIDEIETRTGLNFFPDLPAEREAVLEGQLRTQGWALEEVARRPGRFQ is encoded by the coding sequence TTGGGGAGATCGCTTTCGCGCTGGCGTCGTCAGGGAAAACGCCTTGGTATCGCCGTGCTTTTTGTCATTGTGGGAACGGGGCTTTGGGAGTTTCAGGAGCGTCAGCTTCAGGACGACTATACATGGATGGGGGTGCCTACTTGGGATGGGTTTCATCCAACAACATTTCACCGTGTGCTGAGAAACGATGGCTTCTTAGCGGGGTGGTCGGATGTGCGGGCAAACCCACTTTGGGTCAGTTATCAGGTTGAAGCAGTGTCTGATGATACTCGTATTGGGCCGCGGCCTAATTTTAAAGCTGACTGGCGCACGTTATGGCCAATAGGTACGGATAGCTATTCCGGCAGTGGTTATGATCGCGGACACTTAGCACCTAACTATGCCATTGCAGCGGTCCATGGTCGTAACGCTCAGGTCGATACCTTCTTGATGAGTAACATGACACCTCAGCGGCCTAATTTGAATCGCCAGCTTTGGCAGCGTCTTGAAGAATCGGTGATGGATCACTTTGCACCACGCTTTGATCGCTTGCAGGTGATTACTGGGCCAATTTTTCCCGAGCACTTTATGGACAATGCATTTAATCGCGTTGGTTTTGTGGAAGTGCCAGAAGCATTTTATAAGATCATCGTTGTGCCAGATGAAGAGGCTCCGCTGGCGCTTGCCTTTATCATGCCGCAAGACGTTCGTGGTAATGAACCGTTAGATGATTATCTGGTAACTATCGATGAGATAGAGACGCGTACAGGGCTGAATTTTTTCCCTGATTTGCCGGCAGAGCGTGAAGCTGTATTGGAAGGGCAATTGCGCACTCAAGGCTGGGCGCTAGAAGAGGTGGCGCGACGTCCAGGGCGTTTTCAATAA
- a CDS encoding Lrp/AsnC family transcriptional regulator — protein sequence MQNAVILINTEKGQVKAVAERLADVDGISEVYSTCGRYDLVAIARTPDFESLAELVTERLNAVEGISDTETLNAMQVHSRHDLETMFSLGW from the coding sequence ATGCAAAACGCTGTGATTTTAATCAATACTGAGAAAGGCCAGGTAAAAGCAGTTGCGGAGCGCCTTGCTGATGTAGACGGTATCAGTGAAGTCTATTCGACGTGTGGTCGCTATGATTTGGTCGCTATTGCTCGAACCCCTGATTTTGAAAGCCTTGCCGAACTGGTCACTGAACGCCTAAATGCTGTCGAGGGTATTAGCGATACCGAAACGCTTAATGCAATGCAGGTGCACTCTCGTCACGACCTAGAAACGATGTTCTCCCTGGGCTGGTAA
- a CDS encoding high-potential iron-sulfur protein: MANQSRRKFMRNSVMGLAALPFGAGILSKTAFAQELPRLDPSDSTAQALNYVEVASDASDHPAYEEGELCSNCMFFNAETEGCQLFPQNSVEPDGWCQSWTAQS; encoded by the coding sequence ATGGCTAATCAGAGCCGCCGTAAGTTCATGCGTAACAGCGTAATGGGCCTCGCCGCCCTGCCATTTGGTGCTGGTATCCTGTCAAAGACTGCTTTTGCCCAGGAACTGCCTCGCCTTGACCCATCTGACTCTACTGCCCAGGCACTTAATTACGTTGAAGTAGCCAGTGACGCAAGCGATCACCCTGCCTATGAGGAAGGGGAGCTGTGCTCAAACTGCATGTTCTTTAATGCAGAAACTGAAGGTTGCCAGCTGTTCCCGCAAAACAGCGTAGAACCGGACGGTTGGTGCCAGTCCTGGACTGCCCAGAGCTAA